In the genome of Terribacillus sp. FSL K6-0262, one region contains:
- a CDS encoding YafY family protein: protein MKKIERLISIVMILLQKEVVSASEFSRLFHVTKRTIQRDMETLHYANIPIYAEYGAEGGYALMEEYKFDKRLLNHKDIENILIALGGVEGLITDQGIQTTIQKIKGMTSADISPTLDLTFYDWPGRSQINEEVLFIRQAIEKNWLLKFEYVDQMGNKTYRLVEPYKLHFRERNWYLFGYSLEREDYRTFKITRILHIQKDGFFVPRTDQEFQHKKQYNEQKNLVNVHLSIDVAVRDQFIERYGKDAMIKGTAGSYLAVIELPEHQYAYQFLAGFGNKVKIIKPKGFIAKYIKFLEEAVKLYK from the coding sequence ATGAAAAAAATTGAGCGACTTATCTCGATAGTGATGATTTTGTTACAAAAGGAAGTCGTTTCAGCATCAGAATTCAGCCGACTTTTTCATGTGACAAAACGAACGATCCAACGTGATATGGAAACATTACATTATGCAAACATCCCTATTTACGCAGAATATGGTGCTGAAGGGGGATATGCGCTAATGGAAGAGTATAAATTCGATAAGCGATTACTGAATCACAAGGATATTGAAAATATACTTATAGCTTTAGGTGGCGTTGAGGGACTGATTACCGATCAGGGGATCCAAACGACTATTCAGAAAATCAAAGGAATGACCAGCGCAGATATTTCTCCAACACTTGATTTGACTTTCTACGATTGGCCGGGAAGAAGCCAAATCAACGAAGAAGTGCTATTTATCAGGCAAGCAATTGAGAAAAATTGGTTATTGAAATTTGAATATGTGGATCAAATGGGAAATAAAACGTACAGACTCGTAGAGCCCTATAAGTTACATTTCAGGGAGAGGAATTGGTATCTCTTTGGTTATAGTCTAGAACGGGAAGATTATCGGACATTCAAGATAACGAGGATATTACATATCCAAAAAGACGGTTTTTTTGTTCCAAGGACTGACCAGGAATTTCAACATAAAAAACAATATAATGAACAAAAAAATTTGGTTAATGTGCATCTATCGATAGATGTTGCTGTAAGGGATCAATTTATCGAAAGGTATGGGAAAGATGCCATGATAAAAGGAACTGCTGGTAGTTACCTTGCAGTGATTGAATTGCCTGAGCATCAATATGCCTATCAATTTTTAGCCGGATTCGGTAATAAAGTCAAGATCATCAAGCCAAAAGGTTTTATTGCGAAATATATAAAATTTTTGGAGGAAGCAGTGAAACTTTACAAATGA